DNA from Mucilaginibacter mallensis:
GCTCTGTCATTGGGTTGATGGCATGATCTTCAGTAGCCACTATCCCGTAACTTGGCTTGTTTTTCCAGGCTACTTCGGTTACTGTTGTGCCAAAACATGATCCAACGATAGGTTGCTGTGAAGCGTTCATGAAATCTGCCAAAGCCTTAGGAAGATCGGCGCAGTAACCTTCATGGAAGGTTGTTCTGTCAAAAAACACAACCCCTTTTGGATCTGCTATAACACGCATTGAAGGTGCTTTTGCTTGAGTCTCTGACCATGAATTTGCGGTTTCGCCTTTATCCGGCTCAAAAGCGGCTACATAAACTAATGAGGCAACCCTGGGATGTAAACCTGCCTGGGTAATTACTACACCGGCCCATGAATGGCCTACCAACACTACCGGTCCATCTTGTTGATCCAGTATACGGTTGGTTGCATCAACATCATCGTTTAGCGAGGTCAGCGGATTTTGAACGATAGTTACATGATATCCCTTTTTTGTAAGTATGTTGTAAACAGCCTTCCATCCGGAACCATCCTGAAATGCGCCATGTACGATCACGATGTTTTTAATGTGCGAAGTTTGCGCTGCTAGCGGGCTAACCCGTAAAAGCAAGCTGCAGATAATAATGAATGCTGCGATTAGATACTTGTTTAACGCGCTGTTTTTAATGGATTTTGTTTTCATTTTTTTGTTTTTCTGTGGATTAATATTGGACTAAATTATTTGTAAAAAATGGCCGTTTTAATGTGGTTTTGCTGTACGTTTCATAGTGTTGTTTTTTTATTTTAAATTACACGACAAATTACCGCAGTAAAATTCACGTACCTATGTGACCTACATCACATTTAACGAAAGGCAACATTTATGTGATGTAGGTCACTTTTTAGCGGTGGGATATGCTTTTTAATGTCTGTTCCGGAGTATTTAATTTTTATTTGAGATAAGCAGCCAGCTTTGACCACAAGTGAATAGATAATCCCTTTGTCAATGTGCTGTATGGCGTCATCAAAATTCCTTTTATATCATTATTTAATAATCTTATGGCGTAAATAACGTAATTGTCGCACATCTTCTTTTTCCCGTCAAAACGGTAGGCTTCCGTTACTTCGAAGTCATCGGGACAGACCAATTGACTTTGCTGAACACAATGGAGGCATTCATTGTTTAAAATAAAATCATGGTCATAGCCTCTTTCCTGGAGATCTATGATCGCATCGGTTTTGCTATGATAGCTACTTTTCATTTCTATATTTATGTAAAAAAGTAGTTAGATGCTATCTTAAATAGGATATCAATACGCTAACCGCTATCCTGTAAGCCGTCGTTGCCGCAACTTCAACCAATTTCAACCCATGGGTATAGAATCGTTTCGTGGATGATAGTTTTTTAGGGGCACTAATAGTTTCATAAGGCATGGGAGAAGAATACAAAATGCCTATAATACAAATTGCCATCACCAGATGAGTAGTTACATAGACGATTTCCATAGTTTTTGATTTTGCTGACAGTTGATATATTGGTCAGAATCATCATACTTTATTGACTCATCCCGTCGTTGTTATACCAAGCTTGTGCCAAAATATAAATGATTGATTATGAAATAATTGTAAATTATTCATCAGCAGCTTGCCCGCTTCATTTCGCTACTTATCAAATTTTCAAATGAAATATGGAGGTTATCGACAACAAGGATTACCAATTTTGAAACCGAGCAAAACCAGGCCCGTCATACATTTGCGATAGCAATAACTTTAACCAATGGCGTCCCCATCGAAAGCGTTAGTAAAATGCTCGGCCACCTTAATATAAAAACAACCCAACATTATGCAAAGGTCATTGATGAAAAAGTAAGTAAAGACATGCAGGCGCTTCAAAGGATACTTGACGACGAAGTAATTTAAAGCATCTCGGTAGTTTTAGATGTACATTAAAGCAGAAGACTCATAATCTTTTGGTCCCTGGTTCGAACCCAGGTGGGCGCACAAGTTTTAAAAAAGCATATTTTGCCCTAATCTTTTCTAAGTAGCTCAATCGAGTGGTTGGCAATTAAACAAGTTTTTTTGTTCAATTGACCGAAAATGTTTAGTGATAGTTTAAATTGCTAAACATCGGTCATCAAAATTTTTTTTATGGCTACCGATTAATGATTGTCTGCATGGCAATAATCTGTTAATATTTAGTTCACAATAGATTATTTAATTTGGCGCATTATTTCAGTAAATTTGTTTTACCAATAATGAACCCGCTTAGTACACTTTCTGATGAGGAAATATTGCCCGAATTAATCTCGGGCCGTGTTGAGGCATTTACTGTCCTTTATGAGCGTTATAACCGGAATATTTATCAGTTTGTATATAAATTCGTTCATTCTGCCGAATTAGCTGATGACCTTACCCAAGAGATATTTATCAAGCTTTGGAATAGCCGCCAGCAGTTAAGTCATGTGGAATCTTTCAAAGCTTATTTGCTGGTTAGCGCCAGAAATCATACACTTGACAGTCTGAAAGCGGCCCTGCGTTCAGAAAAAGCAATAGGTGAAGTGGTGAAAAATTTTGTCATGCAGCGCAAGGCAACAGATGAACGTTTGCTGGATGCAGATTACACTGCATTCTTACAAAGGGAACTGGCGAAACTGCCGGGAAGAACCCGCGAAATCTTCCGCCTATGCCGTAAGGAAGGACATACTTACGAAGAAGTCGCCCACGAATTAGGTGTATCCAAAAGTGCAGTAAAGAATCACATGGTTTTTGCCATGAAAGTATTAAAAACGTCGGTAGAGCTTGAACTCGGTGTCTCCTTAGCTATAGTAATAGCGGCATTTTTGATCCGATAGAATTTATTTTCATTTTCACTACCCTCCACTTATGTGAGTGTCGTCTTATCCATTGTAACCTTAAATAATGGAAGAAGAGTATTACTACAAATTACTGGTACAGCGATTTACCGACCGTACTGCTACAGACGAAGAATTAGAAGTTTTTATCAAATTAGTTAATGAAGGTAAACTTGATGCTTACTTAACTGAGGTGATGAATGAAGAAGCCGGCATCACCGAAAATGACGAGCCGGTGGTTTATGCCCCTGCTAAAACCAGAACACTTTGGCCGCGTATAGCTGCCGCCGCATCCATATTATTGGCGATTTCGGCAGGAAGCTATTTTATGCTTCATAAACCGAGCCCGCCGAGACGAATTGCTCAAATTCAATCTCAGGAAATTGTGCCTGGTCGCAATCAGGCTACGCTTACCCTGGCAAACGGTCAAAAAATCATATTGTCAAAAGGCCTTTCAGGCAAACTGGCCCAACAAGGCAACACGCAAATTAATGTAAACAGCGCAAGTGAAGTTGTTTACACCCATTCTGGTTCAAAATCCGAAGTACAATATAATACTCTTTCAACGGCTGTTGGCGAAGCCTCCCCATACCCATTGGTATTACCGGATGGAACTAAGGTGTGGTTGAATTCTAAATCTTCCATCACTTTTCCAACTGTTTTTACTGGTTCCAAACGTCATGTTGAGATCACTGGCGAAGTTTACTTTGAAGTAAAGCACAATGCCAGCAATCCATTTACTGTTAAAGCGGGAAATCAAACAGTCGAGGATATTGGCACCGCATTTAATATCAATAGCTACGGGGATGAACCAACTATAAAAACAACGCTTGTTGAAGGTTCAGCAAAAGTAATTGCAAATGGCACCGAAAAGCTCCTTCAACCGGGCCAGCACACATTGGTAACTCAGCAGTCATTCCAAATACAAACTGCCGACAGCGAAGCTGAAACTGCATGGATGAGTGGCAGGTTCATTTTCCATGATGAAGAATTGCATACCGCCATGCGGCAACTTGCAAGGTGGTATAACATTAATGTGATTTATGATTACAATCCTAAAAATATCCTTTTGGGTGGAGGGTTTTCCAAATCAAGAAATATAAACAAAGTACTTAACGCATTTGAACAGACTGGTGCCGTCAAATTCAAAATTGAAGGACATACAGTACACATAACTGAGTGATCGTTCAAATAGATAAATAAATTAAAATTATGAAAAGAAATCAACGTCAACGATCACCTTAACGGTGCCGGGAGACTGAAAGAAAGAAACCAGGAGTGCAGCAAACACCCCTGGTTCAATGTTCAGGTTACTCCCCAGTAAAAAGTGCGAACCAATTATTGAAATCATTAACCCAAACATTCAAATGTATGAAAATTTGTACAACAAATTTTTGTAGGAAATCCTACACTCCTAAATTTCTCCTGGTCATGAAAATTACCGCATTTATGATATTAATAAGTATCATGCAAGTAAGCGCCACCACTTATGCACAAAGGATTACGATAAACAAAACTAATACGCCTTTGAAGGCTGTTATAGATGAAATCCGTAAGCAAAGCGGCTATGACATAGTTTTCGATGCTAATGTAGTTAACCGTTTAAAACCGGTAACAATCAACGTTAAAGATGCCACTATTGAAAATGCACTTGACGTTTGTTTAAAAAACGAACCGTTAACTTATACCATAGATGAAAAGTTCGTTGTCCTCAAAGTTAAAAATGTAACGCCTACGATCACTTCAACACAGGTTGCCGTTAAGGACATCGCAATAACGGGTCGTGTTTCTGATGAACAAAATAAATTCATCCCCGGCGTAACTGTGAAAATTCAAAACTCTCAAATAGCTGTATCTACAAAAGATGATGGAACATTCCGGATAATCGTGCCCGATGAAAAAGCTGTATTGGTCTTCTCATTTGTTGGTTATGAAACCCAAACAGTGGCTGTTGGGAACCGGACTGAAATTAACATCATTCTAAAAGAGCAACACAGTAATCTAAAGGAAGTTGTTGTTATTGGTTACGGAACGCAAAGCCGGAAAGATGTAACTACGGCTGTGTCATCGCTGGGTGCCAGCGACGTTAATAATTTTCCTGCCACGGGGGTAGATAAAGCCATGACCGGTAAAATGGCAGGCGTACAGGTTTTGCAGCCTGATGGTGCTCCCGGCGCAGGTATTTCCATAAAAGTTCGCGGCACGGGCACAATAACCGCCGGCAGTGATCCTTTATATGTGGTTGACGGTGTACCGCTATCGGATAACGATGTTAACGGACCAGGATTTAAAGTAAATCCATTAGATGCGATCAATGTTAACGAC
Protein-coding regions in this window:
- a CDS encoding alpha/beta hydrolase, whose translation is MKTKSIKNSALNKYLIAAFIIICSLLLRVSPLAAQTSHIKNIVIVHGAFQDGSGWKAVYNILTKKGYHVTIVQNPLTSLNDDVDATNRILDQQDGPVVLVGHSWAGVVITQAGLHPRVASLVYVAAFEPDKGETANSWSETQAKAPSMRVIADPKGVVFFDRTTFHEGYCADLPKALADFMNASQQPIVGSCFGTTVTEVAWKNKPSYGIVATEDHAINPMTERNMYKKANTKITEIKGSHAVFISQPEAVAAVIIKASYAKH
- a CDS encoding RNA polymerase sigma factor, with product MNPLSTLSDEEILPELISGRVEAFTVLYERYNRNIYQFVYKFVHSAELADDLTQEIFIKLWNSRQQLSHVESFKAYLLVSARNHTLDSLKAALRSEKAIGEVVKNFVMQRKATDERLLDADYTAFLQRELAKLPGRTREIFRLCRKEGHTYEEVAHELGVSKSAVKNHMVFAMKVLKTSVELELGVSLAIVIAAFLIR
- a CDS encoding FecR family protein, which codes for MEEEYYYKLLVQRFTDRTATDEELEVFIKLVNEGKLDAYLTEVMNEEAGITENDEPVVYAPAKTRTLWPRIAAAASILLAISAGSYFMLHKPSPPRRIAQIQSQEIVPGRNQATLTLANGQKIILSKGLSGKLAQQGNTQINVNSASEVVYTHSGSKSEVQYNTLSTAVGEASPYPLVLPDGTKVWLNSKSSITFPTVFTGSKRHVEITGEVYFEVKHNASNPFTVKAGNQTVEDIGTAFNINSYGDEPTIKTTLVEGSAKVIANGTEKLLQPGQHTLVTQQSFQIQTADSEAETAWMSGRFIFHDEELHTAMRQLARWYNINVIYDYNPKNILLGGGFSKSRNINKVLNAFEQTGAVKFKIEGHTVHITE